A genome region from Maridesulfovibrio salexigens DSM 2638 includes the following:
- a CDS encoding efflux RND transporter periplasmic adaptor subunit — MPRIKPSPAIHYIQRFTPLLLCVLFCFLLSGCKDDKEATGGYPPAPVTVAKAELKNTPYYLTAIGTVKAVDTITVRSRVTGYLSRIFIDDGQYVTKGQQLFTMDPSPYEASIGQLKAELASDITKYEQAKKDYNRYRDLVRRKVVSEEDFEEKRLDMKTASDAIAVTKAKLTDAKNDLNYCFIRSPINGLAGYVTPTEGNLIEENKDELVVINKISPIAVNFYLPQKYLAEVQKYSANKTLEVLAITEGRDNPESGELTFIDNNVDTKTGTIWMQGRFANTDKALWPGNYVEIRLKLYDENVINIPMEATCTGPNGKFIWIAHSNNTVDMRPVTVDRRAGKVDIITDGLKDKESIVTDGQLRLYPGAAITIKGKTTNSTTPSAHAKNGE; from the coding sequence ATGCCTCGGATTAAACCATCCCCCGCAATACATTATATCCAACGCTTCACACCTCTATTGCTCTGCGTGTTGTTTTGCTTCCTGCTTTCAGGATGCAAAGATGATAAAGAGGCTACTGGTGGCTACCCACCCGCCCCGGTAACTGTCGCAAAAGCTGAACTTAAAAATACACCATACTATCTAACCGCTATCGGAACAGTGAAAGCTGTGGACACTATCACCGTCCGCTCAAGGGTTACTGGATACCTTAGCAGAATATTCATTGATGACGGGCAATATGTGACTAAGGGGCAGCAGTTATTTACTATGGACCCTTCTCCTTATGAAGCCTCCATAGGACAGCTAAAAGCAGAACTTGCTTCCGACATCACCAAATACGAACAGGCCAAAAAAGACTACAACCGCTACCGTGACCTTGTGCGGCGTAAAGTTGTCAGTGAAGAAGATTTCGAAGAAAAACGTCTGGACATGAAAACCGCCAGTGATGCTATCGCCGTAACCAAGGCCAAGCTCACTGATGCCAAAAATGACCTTAACTACTGCTTCATCCGTTCCCCCATTAACGGTCTTGCAGGATACGTAACACCTACTGAGGGCAACCTGATTGAAGAAAACAAAGACGAGCTGGTCGTCATCAACAAGATTTCGCCTATTGCTGTAAACTTCTACCTGCCACAAAAATATCTGGCAGAAGTGCAAAAATATTCAGCAAACAAAACCCTTGAAGTTCTTGCAATCACTGAAGGACGCGACAACCCTGAGAGCGGCGAGCTGACCTTCATTGATAATAATGTGGACACCAAAACAGGAACAATCTGGATGCAGGGACGTTTTGCCAACACGGACAAAGCTCTCTGGCCCGGTAATTACGTAGAAATACGGCTAAAACTCTATGATGAAAATGTAATTAATATCCCTATGGAGGCAACCTGCACCGGGCCGAATGGTAAGTTTATTTGGATAGCACACAGTAACAATACCGTTGATATGCGTCCGGTCACAGTTGATCGCAGAGCAGGCAAAGTGGACATAATCACTGACGGTCTTAAGGATAAAGAAAGCATAGTTACTGATGGTCAATTGCGCCTTTACCCCGGTGCAGCCATTACAATTAAAGGAAAAACAACTAACTCAACGACACCTTCAGCCCATGCAAAGAACGGTGAATAA
- a CDS encoding ABC transporter substrate-binding protein → MRRLSIIVAMVLAMALCASVAMADKLQEVKARGVLMCGVKDAVVPFGYIDEDTKKLVGLDIDICNYIAKELGVKAEFKPVTSATRIPMVVQGSIDLAAATMTHKIARDDTIDFSITYFMDGQKLLVKKGAGINSVADLKGKKVGTAKGSTSEQNIMAAQPDCKVLSFEGYPQAMLALKQGKVKAVTTDSTILLGLKNSDPNPEKWEIVGEFISPEPYGIGLPENESNFRDAVNQALIKMWKSGDYKKAYNKWFGPDTKYYLPLTWNMEVWP, encoded by the coding sequence ATGAGAAGACTCTCAATTATTGTTGCTATGGTTTTGGCGATGGCTCTTTGCGCATCTGTCGCAATGGCTGACAAACTGCAGGAAGTTAAAGCCCGCGGTGTTCTGATGTGTGGCGTTAAAGATGCCGTTGTTCCTTTCGGTTACATTGATGAAGATACCAAGAAACTCGTTGGTCTGGATATCGACATCTGTAATTACATCGCCAAGGAACTGGGTGTGAAGGCTGAGTTCAAACCCGTAACTTCCGCCACCCGTATCCCCATGGTTGTTCAGGGTTCCATTGACCTTGCTGCTGCTACCATGACTCACAAGATTGCACGTGACGACACCATCGACTTTTCCATCACTTACTTCATGGACGGTCAGAAGCTGCTCGTTAAAAAAGGTGCCGGCATCAACTCCGTAGCTGACCTGAAAGGCAAAAAAGTAGGTACCGCTAAAGGTTCTACCTCCGAGCAGAACATCATGGCTGCACAGCCTGATTGTAAAGTTCTTTCCTTTGAAGGTTACCCCCAGGCAATGCTTGCTCTCAAGCAGGGTAAAGTTAAAGCTGTAACCACTGACTCCACTATCCTTCTCGGCCTCAAAAACTCCGATCCCAATCCCGAAAAATGGGAAATCGTAGGTGAGTTCATCTCCCCCGAGCCTTACGGTATCGGTCTTCCCGAGAACGAATCCAACTTCCGTGATGCAGTTAACCAGGCTCTCATCAAAATGTGGAAGTCCGGTGACTACAAGAAAGCATACAACAAGTGGTTCGGTCCTGACACCAAGTACTACCTGCCCCTCACCTGGAACATGGAAGTTTGGCCCTAA
- a CDS encoding 4Fe-4S dicluster domain-containing protein, giving the protein MSVKRKGNSTVTIFPDWCKGCGICAAFCPAKVMELNDQGKAVVIREEECINCGFCELHCPDFAIMVRPKVDDEIPAVCRAVLEKAARKADVPAASGGAAEKTGSGKKKG; this is encoded by the coding sequence ATGAGTGTCAAACGTAAGGGAAATAGCACGGTTACGATTTTTCCGGACTGGTGCAAGGGGTGCGGCATTTGCGCAGCCTTTTGTCCGGCAAAGGTCATGGAGTTGAACGATCAGGGTAAGGCGGTCGTTATCCGGGAGGAAGAATGTATTAATTGTGGATTCTGTGAGCTGCATTGCCCGGACTTCGCGATTATGGTTCGTCCTAAAGTTGATGACGAGATTCCAGCAGTATGCAGGGCTGTCCTTGAAAAGGCCGCCCGGAAAGCCGATGTGCCTGCCGCTTCCGGCGGAGCTGCGGAAAAAACCGGTTCCGGTAAAAAAAAGGGATAA
- a CDS encoding precorrin-8X methylmutase, whose protein sequence is MSGKVELMAVAKPGDIEKKSFEIIDSEVPEPRRFEGIEWQIARRMVHTTADFELIDLVRFHPGAVAAGLAALRGGCTIATDTEMARCGIPMRRMTPLGCEVRCLMNDPEVIASAKKNSTTRAHAALELAASSLKPAIHVVGNAPTALIRLVNLVEEGKMAPPALVVGMPVGFVNAAESKALLMNCESIPYISIEGRKGGSALAACVINALAEVVLAEKNLCGEI, encoded by the coding sequence TTGTCCGGGAAAGTAGAACTTATGGCCGTGGCAAAGCCCGGTGATATTGAAAAAAAGTCGTTTGAAATTATTGATTCCGAAGTCCCGGAACCACGCAGGTTTGAAGGTATTGAATGGCAGATAGCTAGGCGAATGGTCCATACTACTGCTGATTTCGAACTGATTGATCTCGTGCGTTTTCATCCGGGGGCTGTTGCTGCCGGTCTTGCCGCATTACGTGGTGGGTGTACGATTGCTACGGATACCGAAATGGCCCGTTGCGGTATCCCCATGCGTCGGATGACCCCTTTGGGGTGTGAGGTTCGTTGTTTGATGAATGACCCGGAAGTTATTGCATCTGCTAAGAAGAATTCTACTACCCGGGCTCATGCAGCTCTTGAACTGGCTGCATCGTCTTTGAAGCCTGCAATCCATGTTGTCGGCAATGCTCCTACAGCTCTCATCAGATTGGTTAATCTTGTCGAAGAAGGAAAGATGGCACCTCCGGCGTTGGTGGTCGGGATGCCTGTCGGTTTTGTGAATGCGGCAGAATCCAAGGCTCTGTTGATGAATTGTGAATCAATTCCTTATATTTCTATCGAAGGCAGAAAAGGAGGGTCAGCTCTTGCGGCATGCGTAATTAACGCTCTTGCAGAAGTTGTTCTTGCTGAGAAGAATCTTTGCGGAGAAATATGA
- a CDS encoding amino acid ABC transporter ATP-binding protein: protein MAMIEIKNLHKWYGDFHVLKGINDHVDKGEVLVICGPSGSGKSTFIRCINRLEDYQKGTITFDGKDILDKSVNINELRAEIGIVFQQFNLYPHLTVLDNVTLAPLKVRNVPKAEAEETALYLLERVGIHDQAHKYPAELSGGQQQRVAIARALAMKPKAMLFDEPTSALDPEMINEVLNVMKDLAREGMTMLCVTHEMGFAREVADRVIFMDGGEVIEQAPPEEFFRNPKHERAKMFLKEIL, encoded by the coding sequence ATGGCAATGATTGAAATCAAGAATCTCCATAAGTGGTACGGGGATTTTCATGTTTTAAAAGGTATCAATGACCATGTTGATAAAGGTGAAGTACTTGTAATCTGCGGTCCCAGTGGCTCGGGTAAGAGTACCTTTATCCGCTGTATCAACAGACTTGAGGATTACCAGAAAGGGACAATTACATTTGATGGTAAGGACATTCTTGACAAGAGTGTAAATATTAATGAGCTGCGCGCCGAAATCGGTATTGTTTTCCAGCAGTTCAACCTTTATCCCCACCTGACCGTATTGGATAACGTAACCCTTGCACCTCTGAAAGTGCGCAATGTTCCCAAGGCTGAAGCTGAGGAAACAGCACTTTACCTTCTTGAAAGGGTTGGGATTCACGATCAGGCCCATAAGTATCCCGCAGAACTTTCCGGCGGACAGCAGCAGCGTGTTGCAATTGCAAGGGCGCTGGCTATGAAGCCCAAGGCTATGCTCTTTGACGAGCCTACCTCTGCGCTGGACCCGGAAATGATCAATGAAGTACTCAACGTAATGAAAGACCTTGCCCGGGAGGGCATGACCATGCTTTGCGTTACCCATGAAATGGGTTTTGCCCGTGAAGTGGCAGACCGTGTGATTTTCATGGATGGCGGTGAAGTTATCGAACAGGCTCCTCCGGAGGAGTTCTTTCGCAATCCCAAGCATGAAAGAGCAAAAATGTTCTTGAAGGAGATATTGTAA
- a CDS encoding amino acid ABC transporter permease, with protein MNYQFDWNLVLSGQYGQWIIDGVKVTLQISAVSIVFTLLLGTIVAVMRMSKFKPFEWFSFAFVEFFRNTPLLIQIFFWYFGSYAILPEGVNEWLYDHDFEFAAGVISLTVYTAAFVAEEIRAGINSIPKNQLEASRATGLSFLQAYRYVILPQAFRIIIPPLISQSLNLIKNSSLVMTIGVMDLTYMARQIESYTFHGFEAFTVATVIYLCISLVVSLMINMYNKHFLLQIKY; from the coding sequence TTGAATTATCAGTTTGATTGGAATCTGGTTCTTAGCGGACAATACGGGCAGTGGATTATTGACGGGGTTAAAGTTACCCTTCAAATATCTGCAGTGTCTATCGTATTTACATTGCTCCTTGGAACTATTGTAGCTGTTATGCGCATGTCCAAGTTCAAGCCATTTGAATGGTTCAGCTTTGCTTTTGTAGAGTTTTTTAGAAATACACCTTTGCTGATCCAAATATTTTTCTGGTATTTCGGCTCATACGCCATCCTACCTGAGGGGGTAAACGAATGGCTGTATGATCATGATTTCGAATTTGCGGCCGGGGTAATTTCTCTGACCGTTTATACCGCTGCATTTGTGGCCGAGGAAATCAGGGCCGGGATCAACTCTATCCCCAAGAACCAGCTGGAAGCCTCCCGTGCAACCGGGCTTTCCTTTCTGCAGGCCTATCGTTACGTTATTCTGCCGCAGGCTTTCAGAATCATCATACCTCCACTTATTTCACAGTCGCTGAACCTTATTAAAAACTCGTCACTGGTTATGACTATCGGGGTTATGGACCTCACTTACATGGCCCGTCAGATCGAATCCTACACTTTCCACGGATTCGAAGCTTTTACTGTGGCGACCGTTATCTATCTGTGTATCTCATTGGTCGTGTCACTCATGATCAATATGTATAACAAGCATTTCCTGCTGCAAATTAAATACTAG
- a CDS encoding DegV family protein — MAAASKLIANSPHLDAINVFPVPDGDTGANMAGTMRNIVSSTGKSVERSIEKMTAMIAESALDGAKGNSGAILAQFLCGFAEGVKDMPKLSPADFAQAASLAAKRSCEAISDPKDGTILSVIRDWAAHLHANGDNYRDFHHLLSDSLEYARNSAKCTTEKLAELKAAGVVDAGAQGFVYLLEGIVDLLENGKIERSFLPDARNSKSFANVQDKVAVESLDFRFCTEFLLKGQDVDRVAVRDAISEMGDSLIVAGTPTSVKIHIHTNDPDAVEKIVSNYGEVVKRKVDDMLVQHKRLLADERTVGILTDSTCDLPDEVLEEYDIRVVPMRLSIDENDYIDRVTLSSSEFYKILPSAKRALSSQPTPGDMKRAYAKVSSDYEDVVSLHVAKVLSGTFQNALTVSSPFDNVSAIDSKMLTIGLGLPVLEAARAAKKGATAAEVRRVADRAVENVKIFVTIDCLDYAVRGGRLSKGQGMIAKALNIKPILQFAGEGHPKVVAKSFGVKRQEDALIKLVKDNAYGRANLRYAISHADAPETAEKFSRVLKAEFGAEPEFIVEASPVLGLHSGPGACAVAFITDE, encoded by the coding sequence GTGGCCGCCGCAAGCAAACTGATAGCCAATTCCCCGCATTTGGATGCTATCAACGTGTTTCCGGTTCCCGATGGTGATACCGGGGCCAATATGGCCGGCACGATGCGCAACATAGTAAGTTCCACCGGTAAATCTGTGGAGCGCTCCATCGAAAAAATGACCGCCATGATTGCGGAATCCGCCCTTGACGGTGCTAAAGGAAACTCCGGTGCTATTCTGGCACAGTTTCTTTGTGGATTCGCTGAAGGCGTGAAAGATATGCCTAAGCTTTCTCCCGCAGATTTCGCGCAGGCGGCTTCCTTGGCTGCCAAGCGTTCCTGTGAGGCCATTTCTGACCCTAAAGACGGAACCATTCTTAGTGTTATCCGTGATTGGGCTGCCCACCTGCATGCTAATGGCGATAACTATCGCGATTTTCATCACCTGCTTTCCGATTCTCTTGAATACGCGCGGAACTCCGCAAAGTGTACTACTGAAAAGTTAGCCGAACTTAAGGCTGCCGGCGTTGTTGATGCCGGGGCTCAGGGGTTTGTCTACCTGCTGGAAGGTATTGTCGATTTGTTGGAAAACGGCAAAATCGAAAGAAGTTTTCTGCCTGATGCACGCAACTCAAAATCCTTTGCCAATGTTCAGGATAAGGTGGCGGTTGAATCTCTTGATTTCCGCTTTTGTACTGAATTCCTTCTCAAGGGGCAGGATGTTGACCGTGTTGCTGTTCGGGATGCCATCTCTGAAATGGGTGACAGTCTGATCGTTGCCGGGACTCCCACATCGGTTAAGATTCATATCCATACCAATGACCCTGATGCAGTAGAAAAGATCGTAAGCAATTACGGTGAAGTGGTAAAACGCAAGGTTGACGATATGCTGGTTCAGCATAAACGCCTCCTCGCGGATGAGCGCACAGTTGGTATTCTTACTGACAGTACCTGCGACCTTCCTGATGAAGTTCTGGAAGAGTATGATATCCGCGTGGTTCCCATGCGTTTATCCATCGATGAGAATGACTACATCGACCGGGTTACTCTCAGCTCCAGTGAGTTCTATAAAATTCTTCCTTCTGCAAAGAGAGCGCTTTCTTCTCAGCCGACTCCCGGCGATATGAAGCGTGCTTACGCGAAAGTTTCTTCTGATTATGAAGATGTTGTCTCTTTGCACGTTGCTAAAGTGCTTAGCGGGACATTTCAGAATGCCCTGACTGTAAGCAGTCCTTTTGACAATGTTTCAGCTATTGATAGTAAGATGCTGACTATCGGTCTTGGTCTGCCTGTTCTTGAAGCTGCTCGTGCAGCCAAGAAGGGGGCTACTGCCGCCGAGGTCCGCAGGGTTGCTGATAGAGCGGTTGAGAACGTTAAGATTTTTGTTACCATTGACTGTCTGGATTATGCCGTGCGCGGCGGTCGCTTGAGCAAAGGACAGGGCATGATCGCCAAGGCTTTGAATATTAAGCCCATCCTGCAGTTTGCAGGTGAAGGTCATCCCAAGGTTGTTGCTAAGTCTTTCGGTGTTAAGCGTCAGGAAGATGCCTTGATCAAGCTAGTTAAAGACAATGCGTATGGGCGTGCTAATCTTAGGTATGCCATTTCACACGCAGATGCTCCTGAGACAGCAGAAAAGTTCAGCCGTGTGCTGAAAGCTGAGTTTGGCGCAGAGCCTGAGTTTATTGTTGAGGCTTCTCCTGTGCTGGGACTGCATTCCGGTCCCGGAGCATGTGCAGTGGCTTTTATCACTGACGAATAA
- the deoC gene encoding deoxyribose-phosphate aldolase gives MDKIDKLASYIDHTLLSVTAVPADIEQLCREAVQYDFASVCVHPSHIARATELLAGEKPIVCSVIGFPSGSTLSEVKMLEAMRAVEKGARELDMVVNIGALKAGDRKAFLNDIFMTVEGAGGVPVKAIIETGLLDDEQKKIACDLAVTAGASFVKTCTGFAPGCACVDDIKLMRSVVGDDIGVKASGGIKTYEQAQELLQAGASRIGTSSSLAIIRR, from the coding sequence ATGGACAAAATAGATAAACTTGCTTCGTACATTGACCACACCTTATTGAGCGTTACAGCGGTTCCAGCAGATATTGAGCAGCTGTGCCGGGAGGCTGTGCAGTACGATTTTGCATCTGTTTGTGTCCATCCTTCTCATATAGCCCGAGCAACTGAGTTGCTGGCAGGTGAAAAGCCTATAGTTTGTTCCGTAATCGGTTTTCCTTCGGGCTCGACTTTATCGGAAGTGAAAATGCTCGAAGCCATGCGTGCTGTGGAAAAAGGTGCCCGTGAATTGGATATGGTGGTCAATATTGGAGCCTTAAAAGCCGGCGACCGTAAAGCTTTTCTGAATGATATTTTTATGACCGTGGAAGGTGCTGGCGGCGTTCCGGTAAAAGCGATTATTGAAACCGGCCTTCTTGATGATGAACAGAAAAAGATCGCTTGCGATCTTGCGGTGACAGCGGGTGCCTCTTTTGTTAAGACATGCACCGGATTTGCTCCCGGCTGTGCCTGTGTAGACGATATTAAACTTATGCGTTCCGTTGTTGGCGATGATATCGGCGTAAAGGCCAGCGGGGGAATTAAAACATATGAACAGGCTCAAGAGCTGTTGCAAGCCGGAGCCAGCAGAATAGGTACTTCCTCTTCCCTTGCTATAATAAGGAGATAA
- a CDS encoding EAL domain-containing protein, which yields MSENTTASKSSLLKFKKGERSISRDLAACLVFALAIIIGLVTAYEYIGRSKMLRQEYEDKADNYIEQLAKSVTFPIWNFDMGSLKHVCSAYTQNEQFAKLKIVDMNGEVLFNFVRPGDKDDNPIVRVRDLYISKEKIGSIRMELSSRIYRRNLDWILFVSSLTFLTSVAVIYIITGFLMDYFIRNPIARLRKGMDKVAMGDFSYRFDEFQYIELLEIGSRFNRMTEEIASRESRLEEVNKVLQGEILMREKAARSLVKSEKRYRALVETTAEGFFMIDESSILLDVNPAFCTMIGLTREEVLGGDIGAILGDTAAERFRNNEGHSHKFELSFVNSNGREVDIFINATNLFESDNVKLTFAFVTDVSGYKMMEKALRASEEEYRTIAEYTFDWEMWIGPTGAVKYVSPSCERISGYPKAYFMEGPVRVEHILHKNDREFWQKALRGTFPSADGTDMRLFRRDGLLRWVSLTGHQVFADDGTSLGLRISLRDITKRKFMEKQLQYEALHDPLTGLANRTLCCDRILQAVERSRRRDNYYFAVVFMDLDRFKIINDSLGHNIGDKLLVEVSKRLLQTIRELDTVSRFGGDEFIVVLEELASPREGIRIVRRIRDCLNDPIMIEGHKINIAASYGVLLSPTEYDKPEEIIQNANVAMHQAKESGRDRIKVFNKRMLEEAVQAMQLESDLRAAMLSGDELYLDYQPIYSLQSQSVVGFEALIRWEHPRRGLVMPGEFIPMAEESGLIFELGSWVVSEACRQMKSWQVNYDSASEMMMSINISPRQFSQPALVDNILSKLSEFDLPARNLKIEITETAIMERAKQSVDMLNRLKSAGVLVSIDDFGTGYSSMSNLQEFPLDQLKIDLSFVRKMNESTENLEIVRAIVNLAHNLGLNVVAEGVEEIEQQDALRDLGCEFGQGYLFSKPISRSKVEAFFKNEIKLS from the coding sequence ATGTCTGAGAATACGACCGCTTCAAAAAGTTCATTATTGAAATTCAAAAAAGGTGAAAGATCAATATCCCGTGATCTGGCTGCCTGCCTTGTTTTTGCGCTTGCCATTATTATCGGCTTGGTAACGGCGTATGAATACATTGGCCGTTCTAAAATGTTGCGTCAGGAATATGAGGATAAAGCTGATAACTATATTGAACAGTTAGCTAAATCAGTTACTTTTCCTATCTGGAACTTCGATATGGGCTCACTTAAGCATGTCTGTAGTGCTTATACCCAGAATGAACAGTTCGCCAAGCTCAAGATTGTTGATATGAACGGTGAGGTGTTGTTCAACTTTGTGCGCCCCGGCGATAAAGATGACAACCCTATTGTCCGTGTTCGTGATCTGTATATATCCAAGGAAAAAATCGGTTCCATCCGCATGGAGCTCAGCAGCAGGATCTACCGTCGCAATCTCGACTGGATTCTGTTTGTATCCAGTTTGACTTTTCTTACCTCGGTTGCGGTCATCTATATAATCACCGGTTTTCTCATGGATTATTTTATCCGAAATCCAATAGCACGCTTGCGTAAAGGGATGGATAAGGTTGCCATGGGGGACTTTTCATACCGTTTCGATGAATTTCAGTACATAGAATTGCTGGAGATCGGTTCTCGGTTCAACCGTATGACCGAAGAGATCGCCAGTCGTGAAAGCAGGCTTGAGGAAGTGAATAAGGTCTTGCAGGGTGAAATACTTATGCGTGAAAAAGCCGCCCGTTCACTTGTTAAGAGTGAAAAACGCTACCGTGCGTTGGTGGAAACTACCGCTGAAGGTTTTTTCATGATTGATGAATCTTCAATTCTGCTTGATGTGAACCCTGCCTTTTGCACCATGATTGGCCTTACACGCGAAGAAGTTCTTGGTGGAGATATTGGAGCAATTCTAGGAGATACTGCAGCGGAAAGGTTTCGTAACAACGAAGGGCATTCCCACAAGTTTGAACTCAGTTTTGTTAATAGTAACGGACGTGAAGTTGATATCTTTATCAATGCTACCAATCTTTTTGAAAGTGACAATGTAAAACTGACTTTTGCATTTGTTACTGATGTTTCCGGCTACAAAATGATGGAAAAGGCCCTGCGTGCTTCCGAAGAGGAATACAGGACCATTGCCGAATATACATTTGACTGGGAAATGTGGATCGGGCCTACCGGAGCAGTCAAATATGTAAGTCCTTCATGTGAGCGCATTTCCGGTTACCCCAAAGCGTATTTTATGGAAGGTCCGGTCAGGGTAGAGCATATTCTACACAAGAATGACCGGGAATTCTGGCAAAAGGCCTTACGTGGAACATTTCCTTCTGCTGATGGTACGGATATGCGTCTTTTCCGTAGGGACGGGCTGTTGCGCTGGGTTTCTCTTACCGGGCATCAGGTCTTTGCTGATGACGGTACTTCGCTCGGCTTAAGAATTTCATTGCGTGATATTACAAAACGCAAGTTTATGGAAAAGCAGCTTCAGTACGAAGCTCTGCATGATCCGCTTACCGGACTCGCCAACCGAACCTTGTGTTGTGATCGAATTCTTCAGGCTGTTGAGCGCTCCCGCCGTCGCGATAATTATTATTTTGCTGTTGTTTTTATGGATTTGGATCGCTTCAAGATCATTAATGACAGCCTCGGGCACAATATTGGCGATAAATTGCTGGTGGAAGTTTCCAAACGGTTGCTCCAAACCATTCGCGAACTGGATACTGTATCCCGGTTCGGTGGCGATGAGTTTATTGTAGTGCTGGAGGAACTTGCTTCCCCGCGTGAAGGTATCCGAATTGTGCGTCGCATAAGGGATTGCTTGAATGATCCTATTATGATCGAAGGGCATAAAATCAATATTGCGGCCAGTTACGGAGTTTTGCTCAGCCCTACTGAGTATGACAAGCCCGAAGAAATTATCCAGAATGCCAACGTTGCCATGCATCAGGCTAAAGAGTCGGGCAGAGACAGGATCAAGGTCTTTAATAAAAGAATGCTGGAAGAGGCTGTTCAGGCTATGCAGCTTGAGAGTGATCTTCGGGCGGCAATGCTTTCCGGCGATGAACTTTATCTGGATTACCAGCCTATTTATTCTCTGCAAAGCCAAAGCGTTGTTGGCTTCGAAGCCTTAATCCGTTGGGAGCATCCTCGTCGCGGTCTGGTTATGCCCGGTGAATTTATACCTATGGCAGAGGAGTCCGGCCTTATTTTCGAACTTGGCAGTTGGGTTGTCAGTGAAGCTTGTCGTCAGATGAAAAGTTGGCAGGTTAATTACGACTCCGCTTCTGAGATGATGATGTCCATTAATATCTCCCCGCGGCAGTTTTCACAGCCTGCACTTGTAGATAATATTCTTTCAAAGCTGAGCGAATTTGATCTTCCTGCCCGTAATTTAAAAATTGAAATTACTGAAACGGCAATCATGGAGCGCGCCAAGCAGTCAGTGGATATGCTTAACAGGCTTAAATCCGCCGGTGTTCTGGTTTCCATCGATGATTTTGGAACAGGTTATTCCTCAATGAGTAATTTGCAGGAATTTCCGCTTGATCAACTGAAGATAGATCTCAGTTTTGTGCGTAAAATGAATGAGTCCACCGAGAACCTTGAGATTGTCCGCGCAATAGTTAACCTTGCTCACAACCTTGGTTTGAACGTTGTTGCCGAAGGTGTGGAAGAGATTGAGCAGCAAGACGCTTTGCGTGATCTCGGTTGTGAATTCGGGCAGGGTTACTTATTTTCTAAACCTATCAGCCGCAGCAAAGTTGAAGCTTTTTTTAAGAATGAGATTAAGCTGAGTTAA
- a CDS encoding amino acid ABC transporter permease: MQWDVVWNNFDYFLWGAFPDGPIGGLAASIILALLGIFGAFWIGLAAGLMRLSRNRAVKTVSVIYIEVIRGVPLLMLIFWFYFLAPVVLGRSLPEFHCALIAFIVFTGAYIGEIVKAGVIALPRGQMEAARGTGLSHVQAMRYVILPQALRNMIPSFVNQFVSLTKDTSLAYIIGVNELTRTATQVNNRTLSAPTEIFITIAILYFIVCYVLTWASRRMEAHMAKYQARDR; encoded by the coding sequence GTGCAATGGGATGTAGTTTGGAACAACTTTGATTATTTTCTGTGGGGCGCCTTTCCTGACGGACCTATCGGCGGTTTGGCAGCCAGTATTATTCTGGCATTGCTCGGTATTTTCGGTGCTTTCTGGATCGGTCTTGCCGCAGGTCTGATGCGTCTTTCTCGTAATAGGGCGGTTAAAACCGTTTCTGTAATCTATATTGAAGTAATCCGCGGTGTGCCGCTGCTGATGCTTATCTTTTGGTTTTATTTTCTCGCACCTGTTGTGCTTGGTAGATCTCTGCCGGAATTTCACTGTGCCTTGATCGCCTTTATCGTTTTTACTGGTGCGTATATCGGTGAAATCGTTAAGGCAGGCGTTATCGCTCTGCCTAGGGGACAGATGGAAGCTGCGCGCGGAACCGGGCTTTCACATGTGCAGGCTATGCGTTACGTTATTCTGCCGCAGGCTTTGCGCAATATGATTCCTTCTTTCGTTAACCAGTTCGTATCCCTGACAAAGGATACCTCCCTTGCTTATATTATCGGGGTAAATGAGCTGACCCGTACAGCAACACAGGTTAACAACAGGACTTTGTCCGCACCCACGGAAATCTTTATTACCATTGCGATTCTTTACTTTATTGTCTGTTACGTGCTTACTTGGGCCAGTCGCCGGATGGAAGCGCATATGGCTAAGTATCAGGCTAGAGATCGTTAG